The Microbacterium horticulturae region CCGCCGCCCGTCGAGAAGAACACGTGGTTCAGGTCACCGGGCGCGTAGTCGGCCAGCCGGTCGGCCAACTCGATCGCGCTCGGGTGCGCGTACGACCAGATCGGGAAGAACGCGAGTTGCTCCGCCTGGCGGGCGGCGGCATCCGCCAGTCTCTTCCGACCGTGCCCGGCGTTGACGACGAACAGTCCGGAGAGCCCGTCGATGTACTTCTTGCCCTGCGAGTCCCAGATGTGATGGCCCTCGCCGCGCGTGATGATGGGCACGCCGGGGCCATCGGTCATGACGGACTGCCGCGCGAAATGCATCCAGAGATGGTCGCGGGCCATCGCCTGCAGTTCGGCCTCGGTGCGTTCGGCGCGCGTGGTGCTCGTGGTGGTCATCGTGTCCCCCAGTCGTAGAGCTGTTTGTGGAGTTTGAGGTAGACGAACGTCTCGGTCGAGATGACGCCGGCAAGTCCGCGGATGTCGTTGTTCAGGATGCCGATCAGCTCGTCGTCGCTGGTGCAGACGACCTCCACCAAGAGGTCGAACGAGCCCGCCGTCATCACGACGTAGCTCACGCTCGGCAGCGCGGACAGCGCATCGGCGACCACGCCGATGTCACCCGACACCGTGATGCCGATCATCGCTTGGCGAGCGAAGCCCAGCTGCATCGGGTCGGTCACGGCGACGATCTGCATCGCGCCGCTCTCGGTCAGGCGTTGCACGCGCTGGCGCACGGCAGCCTCGCTGAGACCCACGGCCCGGCCGATCTCGGCATACGAGCGACGGCCATCGGCCTGCAGCTGCTCGATGATCGCCTTCGACGTGTCGTCCAGCGGCGGGCGCGGGGGTTGCGGCATCCTTCGTCTCCTTACTTGTCTCGACGGTATCAGTGGTGATCTGCTCTATTCAAGAGGGAATCCGCACAGTAAACTCGATGTCAGCGACTGAAATCGCATAGACAAGGGAGTCAGCGTGCGCAATGGGGACGTCTCGTTCTGGTGGAACCAGATCGGCCTGCCGCAGCCGCGCCCCGCTCTCGGCAGCGATCTCGA contains the following coding sequences:
- a CDS encoding Lrp/AsnC family transcriptional regulator, with translation MPQPPRPPLDDTSKAIIEQLQADGRRSYAEIGRAVGLSEAAVRQRVQRLTESGAMQIVAVTDPMQLGFARQAMIGITVSGDIGVVADALSALPSVSYVVMTAGSFDLLVEVVCTSDDELIGILNNDIRGLAGVISTETFVYLKLHKQLYDWGTR